Sequence from the Laspinema palackyanum D2c genome:
ACGTGAGCTTGTTGCAGTTCATCCAGGGCCAGGAGGAGGGGATGGCCCGGTGAGACTTCATTATCTCGATAGGCTCCCAACAGGAGCACGGAGCCTTGTCCCTTGATCAGTAATTTCAGCACTTGGATGGAGGCGGAATCTGCCCACTGGAGGTCATCGAGGAAGATCACCAGGGAATGTTCCCGTTGGGCAAAGCATTCGATGAACTGCTGTAACAGGCGGTTAAAGCGATTTTGAGCGGCGGTTCCTGAGAGTTCCGGAGCGGGGGGTTGGGGACCGATAATCTGTTCCAGTTCGGGGATGACGTCAATCAGAACTTGTCCGTTGTCCCCCAGAACTTCGGAAATGGCAGCATTCCAGCGCCTCAATCGCTCATCGGGTTCATAAAGCAGTTGTTCAATCAGGTCTTCAACGGCTTGCATCAGGGCATCTAAGGGGATGTTGCGCTTAAATTGGTCAAATTTACCCTGGATAAAATAGCCCCGTTTTTCCAGGATGGGTTTGTGCACTTCCTGAACCACGGCAGTTTTGCCGATACCGGAGAACCCGGTCACGAGCATGATTTCTGAGGGGCCTTGGCTGACGCGCTCAAAGGCGTTGAGCAGGGTTTGGACTTGGGCCTCTCGGCCATAGAGTTTTTCAGGGATCAGGAAGCGATCGCTCACATCCCGTTGCCCCAGTTCCAGGTGGCTGATGGCCCCTTGACGTTGCCATTGCGCTAAACAGTGTTCTAGGTCATATTTGATGCCAAGGGCGCTTTGATAGCGGTCTTCGGCATTTTTAGCCATCAGTTTCCCCACCAGGGCGGCAACAGGTTCGGGAATGCTGGGATTCACCTGATGCAGGGGGGTGGGTATCTTGGCGATATGACTGTGGATTAACTCTAAAGGATCGTCAGCGCGGAAGGGGAGTTGGCCGCTGAGGAGTTGGTAGAGGGTGACCCCAAAGGCGTAATAATCGGCGCGGTAGTCGATCCCCCGATTCATCCGCCCGGTTTGTTCTGGGGCGAGATAGGCGAGGGTTCCTTGGAGGGTGTTGGGGGTTTGGATTTCCTGGACTTCTTTGGGCAGTTGGGAGGCGATGCTAAAGTCGATGAGTTTGATTTCCTGAGTCTGGGGGTGAATCAGGAGGTTAGCGGGTTTGATGTCTTTATGAATGACGCGCTGTTGGTGTAAGTCATGGAGAATCTGGGCCACCTGGATGGCGATGGCTAAAATTTGGGCCAGAGTTAACGGATACTGCTGGCTATAGTCTTTTAATGAGACTCCCCCCCAGTCGTCCATGATCAAGGCATAGCTGTTTCCGGTGGGTTCTAAACTCAAGGGCTGAAGGATACCGGGAAGGTCCAGGGTTTGGGCGATCGCGTACTGGTTGCGAAACTGTACTAATTCGCCAAAGCTGGGACGTTCCTGCCGCAAGAGTTTGATGACAACAGGCCGCTGTTCTGCCTGCTGGATGCCCCGATAGGTAACGGTCCGGGAACCGAGGTACAACTGTTCGAGGAGAGTGTAGCCGGGAATGTCGGGGAATGTCGGGGAGGGACTAGAAGAGGACATTGTTCTGTCTGTTTCCGATTGATGGGTTATACCTAATCTGGTATTCATTATGTCTACTTAAAAAAACACCCTCAAGGTTGGAGGCTCACCGGATGGACCCTCTCCTGCACGGGCTGTCATTGTTAAAGTAGGTTTTTGACCACCGGATTTAGTATGACATTCCCGTTCTAGTCGTGCCATTCTACCACAGTTCACAGAAACCCTGTTGATTGAGCGATGAATCGAGAGGACACAGGAGTGCCTGGTCCTAGAAACCGGGTTTTTTTTCCTCTTCTAAGGAGGCCGGATTTTCTACCGGGGTCAAGTCTAGGGTCGCGTAGATTTCGGAGAGGGGGAGGTTGAGGTCAAGACTGGCAATTTTTGCTATTTCAGATAATCCTTGATAGGTTTCTAACATCCAGCGATCGCCTTCTATTCGGTGAAATATTTCTACGACATACTCCTGAGAACTGACGAGGATATAATCTTGTAAACTGGGAATAGTCCGATAACATTGGAACTTTTTACCCCGGTCAAAGGATTCCGTGGATTCGGATAATACTTCGATGATGACTGTCGGGGTGTCTACATAGAGAACATTTTGCTGATCAGTGGGGTCGCAATTGACTACTAAATCAGGGTAGAAAAAGCGGTTTCCTTCATTAATCCTTACTTTGAGGTCTGCAAAGTAGGTACGACAGGGAGAGTTTTTAAGAGCGTTTCGCAAGAAGATATAAAGATTACCACTGATAATATTATGGTCTTTGCTTGTGCCTGCCATTGCGTAAACTTCCCCATCAAGATATTCATGTTTGATGGGGCTATGACGTTCGCGTTTTAAGTATTCTTCGGGAGTGATAGGTTCATCAGATTTTATAGCAATCATGGTTGGTTTGGGGATAGAGATTGGTAATAATGGGTGGGGGTTAAACTTGACCGCCCCAACCGGCGGGGGTTTAAACGATTGGCGGCCTAATCGCTTAAGTCGGTTAAAACCGACTGAAAAACTTACTTACCGGGAACGGCTTTGAATTGTCTTTTACCCATTTTAACCCTTTCATTTACGGTT
This genomic interval carries:
- a CDS encoding Uma2 family endonuclease — its product is MIAIKSDEPITPEEYLKRERHSPIKHEYLDGEVYAMAGTSKDHNIISGNLYIFLRNALKNSPCRTYFADLKVRINEGNRFFYPDLVVNCDPTDQQNVLYVDTPTVIIEVLSESTESFDRGKKFQCYRTIPSLQDYILVSSQEYVVEIFHRIEGDRWMLETYQGLSEIAKIASLDLNLPLSEIYATLDLTPVENPASLEEEKKPGF